The following are encoded together in the Falsibacillus albus genome:
- a CDS encoding bi-domain-containing oxidoreductase: MKQLFLMVSDGSVKLIDTPPPTVKENHVIVETHYSIVSAGTERSLTSFGGKNLIQKALERPDQVKKVTEKMSTDGILTTIDSAFNRLKEPMPMGYSGVGKIIACGRGVTEVEVGDTVAMAGQAYHSEVNRVNRNLIAKIPEGFEDYRQGALCALGGIALQGIHQANVVPGETVAVIGLGLLGHIVSRILNAYGCDVIGYDVVDKSLQGTNLKAFVNSNDENAEDITKSLTKGRGVDKVIITAAANSNGPMDLAAAIARDRGTICMIGVTQMHIDRRPYYEKELTFTIARSYGPGRYDSNYEEKGIDYPIGHVRFTEGRNIEEFIRLIVEKRADFSDLITHEIAFEKADDAYEIITTNTNKVKYIGILLKYAHNDAKWKGTVGSISKKVVEKDAISVGLIGAGNFAKNTLLPIMKETGLYRFKGLATTGGVGAAQANQVFSFDYASNDYTKLLDDDEIDLIVVSTQHNSHAKFIIEALEAGKNVYCEKPLCLTLDELEKIESTYKSSKGELFCGMNRRHAPIIQQIKKNLSTDKIPAIYNYICNAGYIPEEHWTQNESVGGGRIIGEACHFIDVIQYLDSSQLLSVDVSFAANKAYSKKDNAIITLKFQSGAIANIVYTSMGSKKYPKEQLRVFSNGSVCEMDNYIKLNQYGSVKKTKMKLRQDKGIKNEYEYIYDVLKGKHENTIIQDVLLNHKLLIKSK; the protein is encoded by the coding sequence ATGAAACAATTATTTTTGATGGTAAGCGATGGCTCAGTTAAATTAATAGATACTCCCCCTCCAACAGTAAAAGAAAATCATGTCATTGTTGAAACACATTATTCAATAGTAAGTGCTGGAACAGAAAGAAGTCTTACATCATTTGGTGGAAAGAACTTAATTCAAAAGGCATTAGAGAGACCAGACCAAGTAAAAAAAGTAACAGAAAAGATGTCAACAGATGGAATATTAACTACAATAGACTCTGCGTTTAATCGCTTAAAGGAGCCAATGCCAATGGGTTATTCTGGTGTTGGAAAAATAATTGCTTGTGGCAGAGGAGTAACAGAGGTAGAGGTAGGCGATACTGTAGCAATGGCAGGCCAAGCCTACCATAGTGAAGTAAATCGTGTAAATAGAAACCTAATTGCAAAAATACCAGAAGGGTTCGAAGATTATCGCCAAGGGGCTTTATGTGCTTTAGGAGGTATCGCATTGCAAGGAATTCATCAAGCAAATGTAGTACCAGGTGAAACAGTTGCTGTCATTGGACTTGGATTATTAGGACATATTGTATCACGTATATTAAACGCTTATGGTTGTGACGTAATTGGTTATGACGTAGTAGATAAATCACTACAGGGTACAAACCTAAAAGCTTTTGTAAACTCAAATGATGAAAATGCAGAAGATATAACAAAATCACTTACAAAAGGTAGGGGCGTTGATAAAGTAATTATTACAGCCGCTGCAAATAGTAACGGACCAATGGATTTAGCTGCAGCAATTGCTCGTGATCGAGGAACGATCTGCATGATCGGTGTAACACAAATGCATATTGATAGACGTCCATATTATGAAAAAGAGTTAACATTTACGATTGCCCGTTCATATGGTCCGGGAAGATATGATTCCAATTATGAAGAAAAAGGTATTGATTATCCAATTGGACATGTTCGATTTACTGAAGGACGCAATATCGAGGAATTTATCCGTTTAATAGTAGAAAAGAGAGCAGACTTCTCAGATTTAATCACTCATGAAATAGCCTTTGAAAAAGCTGATGACGCTTATGAAATTATCACAACAAATACTAATAAAGTGAAGTATATTGGTATTTTATTAAAATATGCACACAATGATGCGAAATGGAAAGGTACTGTAGGTTCTATTTCTAAAAAGGTAGTAGAAAAAGATGCCATTTCTGTTGGTTTAATAGGTGCGGGAAATTTTGCAAAAAATACTCTTTTGCCAATTATGAAAGAAACTGGGCTTTATCGTTTTAAGGGACTAGCAACCACAGGTGGTGTAGGGGCTGCACAGGCTAATCAAGTTTTTTCATTTGATTATGCTTCAAATGATTATACAAAATTATTAGATGATGATGAAATTGATTTGATAGTAGTTTCAACCCAACATAATAGCCATGCTAAGTTCATAATAGAAGCACTTGAAGCCGGTAAAAATGTGTATTGTGAGAAACCATTATGTTTAACGCTTGATGAACTTGAAAAAATAGAATCAACTTATAAAAGTTCAAAGGGTGAGTTATTCTGTGGTATGAACAGAAGACATGCACCAATTATCCAGCAAATCAAAAAAAACCTTTCTACAGATAAAATTCCAGCAATTTATAATTATATTTGTAATGCTGGGTACATTCCTGAAGAACACTGGACGCAAAATGAAAGTGTTGGAGGTGGGAGAATTATAGGTGAGGCATGTCATTTTATAGATGTAATTCAGTATTTAGATTCAAGTCAGTTATTATCCGTGGATGTATCTTTTGCCGCCAATAAAGCTTACTCGAAGAAAGACAATGCAATTATAACATTAAAGTTCCAATCAGGTGCCATTGCTAATATTGTATACACTTCTATGGGTTCAAAAAAGTATCCAAAAGAGCAACTCAGAGTATTCTCAAATGGATCTGTTTGCGAAATGGATAATTATATTAAGTTAAACCAGTATGGAAGTGTAAAGAAAACAAAAATGAAACTTAGACAAGATAAGGGTATAAAAAATGAGTATGAATATATTTACGATGTACTTAAAGGTAAACATGAAAATACAATAATTCAAGATGTACTTTTAAATCATAAATTATTGATTAAGAGTAAATAG
- a CDS encoding N-acetyl sugar amidotransferase, with the protein MSREFQVCRNCVMDTTDPDITFDENGICDFCNGYKKNILPAVERNTFEDLEEIAKKIRETGKNNDYDCVIGISGGVDSSYLTYIAKEKLGLRPLILTVDTGWNLNVANENVYRLIRSMNLDLETVVVDWEEMKDLQLAFLKSQVPYQDLPQDHAIFAGLYNYAMKHGIKYVLTGANFSTEGVKPPQEWTYVNDIRFMKDIHKKFGKTPLKTFPLCGMMKNRVYYRMLRGMKVVHPLNYIEYDKDKATSELSEKFGWQKYENKHYENVFTRFYEGYYLPIKFGYDKRKCYFSSEILAGQMSRKEALNLLSSQPYDEKIAMEDLEYIAGKLEVSKEELIKIIHGENKTFRDYKNSNTILKSAIKLAMRLGMEKRNFR; encoded by the coding sequence ATGTCCAGAGAATTTCAAGTTTGTAGAAATTGTGTAATGGATACTACAGATCCAGATATAACATTTGATGAAAATGGTATCTGTGATTTTTGTAATGGATACAAAAAAAATATTTTGCCAGCTGTTGAACGAAATACTTTTGAAGATTTGGAAGAGATCGCTAAAAAAATCAGAGAAACGGGCAAAAACAACGATTATGACTGTGTAATTGGAATTAGTGGTGGTGTGGATAGTTCTTATTTAACGTATATTGCTAAAGAAAAGCTAGGACTACGCCCGCTAATTCTTACTGTTGATACTGGATGGAATTTAAATGTTGCAAATGAAAATGTATATAGATTAATTAGGAGTATGAATTTAGATTTGGAGACTGTAGTTGTTGATTGGGAAGAAATGAAAGATTTACAGTTAGCATTCTTAAAATCACAAGTTCCTTATCAAGATTTACCACAAGATCATGCTATATTTGCCGGTCTTTATAACTATGCCATGAAACATGGAATAAAATATGTATTAACAGGTGCTAACTTCTCTACTGAAGGAGTTAAGCCACCACAAGAGTGGACTTATGTAAATGATATTAGATTTATGAAAGATATTCATAAAAAGTTCGGTAAAACACCACTAAAAACATTTCCGTTATGTGGAATGATGAAAAACAGAGTTTACTATAGAATGCTTAGAGGGATGAAGGTTGTTCATCCATTAAACTATATAGAGTATGATAAAGATAAAGCAACAAGCGAATTAAGCGAAAAATTCGGGTGGCAAAAGTATGAAAATAAGCATTATGAGAATGTCTTTACTAGGTTTTATGAAGGATATTACTTACCAATAAAGTTTGGATATGATAAAAGAAAATGTTATTTCTCAAGCGAGATTCTAGCTGGGCAAATGTCTAGGAAAGAAGCATTAAATTTACTGTCAAGTCAACCGTATGATGAAAAAATTGCAATGGAAGACCTAGAGTATATAGCTGGCAAATTGGAGGTCAGTAAAGAAGAATTAATTAAAATAATACATGGTGAAAATAAAACATTTAGAGATTATAAAAATAGTAATACAATTTTAAAGTCAGCAATAAAACTTGCTATGCGTTTGGGAATGGAAAAGAGAAACTTTAGATAA
- the hisH gene encoding imidazole glycerol phosphate synthase subunit HisH has translation MIVIIDYNMGNVASVKNMIKKIGYEAIVSNDISIIKKATKLILPGVGSFDHGVKSLKELKLFDVIKEKILLESTPILGICLGMQLLTKGSEEGELGGLGLIDGFTKRFSKQILEKNLKIPHMGWNFIKSENETLLLSDMELNSRFYFVHSYHVVCENPMNSTAITHYGYDFTCMIEKENVYGVQFHPEKSHKFGMKIIKNFLELVKCTEVE, from the coding sequence ATGATAGTAATAATAGATTACAATATGGGAAATGTAGCATCTGTTAAAAATATGATAAAAAAAATTGGTTATGAAGCAATAGTTTCTAATGACATTTCAATAATAAAAAAAGCAACTAAATTAATATTACCTGGAGTTGGTTCATTCGACCATGGTGTTAAATCACTCAAAGAATTAAAGTTATTTGATGTAATTAAAGAAAAGATTTTGTTAGAAAGTACCCCTATTCTTGGTATATGTTTAGGAATGCAGCTTCTTACAAAGGGGAGTGAGGAAGGTGAACTTGGAGGGTTAGGGTTAATTGATGGCTTTACTAAAAGGTTTTCTAAACAAATTTTAGAAAAAAACCTCAAAATACCACACATGGGATGGAATTTTATAAAGTCTGAAAATGAAACCTTACTATTAAGTGATATGGAATTAAATAGCCGTTTTTATTTTGTACATTCTTATCATGTAGTTTGTGAAAATCCTATGAATAGTACTGCGATAACTCATTATGGATATGATTTTACATGTATGATTGAAAAAGAAAATGTGTATGGAGTTCAATTTCATCCTGAAAAGAGCCATAAATTTGGGATGAAGATTATAAAGAATTTTTTGGAGTTGGTAAAATGTACAGAAGTAGAGTGA
- a CDS encoding AglZ/HisF2 family acetamidino modification protein: MYRSRVIPCLLLKGKGLYKTTRFKEPRYLGDPINTLRLFNDKEVDEVVLLDISATVDNNGPNINYLRGMVAECFMPVCYGGGISTLNQVEALYKIGIEKVSFNTALYNNPELVKEAAKTFGSQSIVASLDVKKSLFGPKSIYIKGGSQKIKENPLEYAKRVEELGVGEILLTSIDYEGKMNGYDYELIEKISSAVSIPVIANGGAGNLSNCVDAISAGASAAAAGSLFVYYGSRKAVLVNYPTQEELTEAFKKIKTYTSILS; the protein is encoded by the coding sequence ATGTACAGAAGTAGAGTGATACCTTGTCTTCTTCTAAAAGGTAAGGGCCTATATAAAACTACTCGTTTTAAAGAACCCCGTTATTTAGGAGATCCAATAAATACTCTTAGATTATTTAATGATAAAGAGGTTGATGAAGTAGTCTTGTTAGATATTTCTGCCACTGTTGATAATAATGGGCCAAATATTAATTATCTTAGAGGTATGGTAGCAGAATGTTTTATGCCTGTTTGTTATGGGGGGGGGATTTCTACTCTAAACCAGGTTGAAGCACTATACAAAATTGGAATAGAGAAGGTTTCTTTTAATACAGCACTATACAACAATCCAGAACTGGTAAAGGAAGCGGCAAAAACTTTTGGATCACAAAGTATAGTGGCATCATTAGACGTAAAAAAAAGTTTGTTTGGACCAAAGTCTATTTATATAAAGGGTGGAAGTCAAAAAATTAAAGAAAATCCTTTAGAATATGCTAAAAGAGTTGAGGAACTAGGGGTAGGTGAGATACTTCTAACATCAATTGATTACGAGGGAAAGATGAATGGGTATGACTATGAGTTAATTGAAAAAATTAGTTCAGCAGTATCTATACCAGTTATCGCCAATGGAGGAGCTGGTAATTTATCAAATTGTGTTGACGCTATAAGTGCAGGGGCATCAGCTGCAGCTGCTGGAAGTTTATTTGTTTATTACGGTAGTAGGAAAGCTGTCCTAGTTAATTATCCTACTCAAGAGGAATTAACAGAAGCATTTAAAAAAATTAAAACATATACTTCTATCCTAAGTTAA
- a CDS encoding glycosyltransferase family protein, with protein MKKIALIGDSSMLYMPYVSNYEKVLVDNNADYSIINWDRFQMENFDKENKYRDQKIGHRRNFIDYYKYSRFVIKKLSKTKYDKVIVFGIPLSFFLKGFLLKNYKRRYIIDIRDYHKILKVFNTSKLIENSLFTVISSPKYKEWLPKNDRYEINYNTKIKNKESLKPAIVNYKKNTFNISYIGATRDYDINTEFIKNLKNKEKYNIYFHGEGDINKDIKNYLITNNIKNVKLTGRYYREDEDKLYHTSDLINVLRYNDGINNKTALPNRLYNTVLHGKPMLAFKGTFLAEIINDYNLGLVVESFDEIDKDIENYFKGFNIDEYNLGRCNLIQDIIRENHKFIRNLEEFIYI; from the coding sequence ATGAAAAAAATTGCATTGATTGGTGACTCTTCTATGCTGTATATGCCTTATGTTAGTAATTATGAAAAAGTTTTAGTGGATAATAATGCAGATTATTCCATTATTAACTGGGATAGATTCCAAATGGAAAATTTCGATAAGGAAAATAAATATAGAGATCAAAAAATTGGTCATAGAAGAAATTTTATAGACTATTATAAATATAGTAGATTTGTAATAAAAAAGTTGAGTAAAACTAAGTATGATAAGGTAATAGTATTTGGGATACCATTATCTTTTTTTTTAAAAGGATTTTTACTAAAAAATTATAAAAGACGTTATATTATAGATATAAGAGACTACCACAAGATTTTAAAAGTATTTAATACCTCGAAACTTATTGAAAATTCATTATTTACGGTGATTTCATCTCCAAAATATAAGGAATGGTTACCGAAAAATGATAGATATGAAATTAATTATAATACAAAAATAAAAAACAAAGAATCTTTAAAACCTGCAATTGTTAACTATAAAAAAAATACATTTAATATATCTTATATTGGGGCAACACGTGATTATGATATAAACACTGAGTTTATAAAAAATTTAAAAAACAAAGAAAAGTACAATATCTATTTTCACGGAGAAGGTGATATAAATAAGGATATTAAGAATTATTTAATTACCAATAATATTAAAAATGTAAAATTAACGGGAAGATACTACCGAGAAGACGAAGATAAATTATACCATACTAGTGATTTAATAAATGTACTTAGGTATAATGATGGAATTAATAATAAAACTGCATTGCCTAATAGATTGTATAACACGGTATTACACGGTAAACCAATGCTAGCTTTTAAGGGAACTTTTCTTGCTGAAATCATAAATGATTATAATCTTGGACTAGTTGTTGAGTCATTTGATGAAATCGATAAGGATATTGAAAATTATTTTAAAGGTTTCAATATAGACGAATACAATTTGGGTAGATGTAACCTTATTCAAGATATTATAAGAGAGAATCATAAGTTTATAAGAAACCTGGAGGAGTTTATATATATTTAG
- a CDS encoding glycosyltransferase family protein: protein MNVLFLDFLYPKGHQRFSKDLIKYLSDIYDVNVIAKQGYYIDFTDDLQKVNKLEEHNFKIGDNWLLSRISSLNVMLKSAIFIKKNKSDYILVSSFDTITFAIGKIFFRNKDKMYIVHHNNVDELDNKYKLKIFKSYMNNVNHIVLEGFIKDYLVNEIGVNKKNVFVLPHPLYINETCKEQREKYLCIGLSNSNDEYFIEQIIKTEKENKKFLNSRKKVILKSKKYEFDNGYLKVVKGYLKKEKYDEYVSNSEYIFMPFPDTFCYRMSGTLMDALSNKKIVLGSDIPLMRYYTRKYPSICKIIKDASAFFYFLLNSEQNATRNAKEFHSFNKFHSKENITRVLSDILKER from the coding sequence TTGAATGTACTGTTTTTAGATTTTCTTTACCCTAAAGGGCACCAAAGGTTTAGTAAAGATCTTATTAAGTATTTATCCGATATATATGATGTTAATGTGATTGCCAAACAAGGGTATTATATTGATTTTACGGATGATTTACAAAAAGTGAATAAACTAGAAGAACATAACTTTAAAATCGGAGATAACTGGTTATTATCTAGAATAAGTTCCTTAAATGTCATGCTCAAGTCCGCTATTTTTATTAAAAAAAATAAATCTGATTATATTCTAGTATCTTCATTTGATACAATTACATTTGCAATTGGAAAAATATTTTTTAGAAATAAAGATAAGATGTATATAGTTCATCACAATAATGTTGATGAATTGGATAACAAGTATAAACTTAAAATATTTAAAAGTTATATGAACAATGTAAATCATATTGTCTTAGAGGGATTTATAAAGGATTATCTCGTTAATGAAATAGGTGTAAATAAAAAAAATGTTTTTGTTTTACCACATCCATTGTATATAAATGAAACATGTAAAGAACAACGTGAAAAATATTTATGTATTGGATTAAGTAATAGTAATGATGAATATTTTATAGAACAAATTATTAAAACAGAAAAAGAAAACAAGAAATTTTTAAATTCGAGAAAAAAAGTTATATTGAAGTCTAAAAAATATGAATTTGACAATGGTTATCTTAAAGTTGTTAAAGGATATTTAAAAAAAGAAAAATATGATGAATATGTATCCAATAGTGAATATATATTTATGCCATTTCCTGATACCTTTTGTTATAGAATGAGCGGAACTCTTATGGACGCACTTTCTAATAAAAAAATTGTTCTGGGAAGTGATATTCCACTAATGCGATACTATACAAGAAAATACCCTTCTATTTGCAAGATCATTAAAGATGCTTCTGCATTTTTTTATTTCTTACTTAACTCTGAACAAAACGCAACTAGAAATGCAAAGGAATTCCATTCTTTTAATAAATTTCATTCTAAGGAAAACATTACAAGGGTTCTATCTGATATTTTAAAGGAGAGATGA
- a CDS encoding polysaccharide pyruvyl transferase family protein, which produces MNAIVDVYLDNNLGDNIMGEMLINFLQKNDIKCYLLINNEFTYSNFIDKFSDVDIINNIDKEVIKEKAIDFYIRVGGSIFPHNTAADGIFRYHTLLQYKMMKQNGVKIFILGCNVGPFKSSIGIGATKGIIKTSNLITCRDKKTYDFISKIKKKDFFIFPDIVFSRKDLRKKNKKENDVLGISTYTGYTKELIKYNYDYTKMMCGIVNKYLLEKRNGKVKLFVFDSGYNSDYPTSHRIYDSVKDKKRIEIIDFSGNIYDFMDEFYKCSVMIGTRFHSIVLALLCNTPILPVIYSNKTRNLLSDLNYQGEIIKIQNCRDVNINRVTNSIINGIGLLDSIDNKILEDSEGHLNILYRYIIKNVETVDKK; this is translated from the coding sequence GTGAATGCAATAGTTGATGTATATTTAGATAACAATTTAGGCGATAATATTATGGGAGAAATGCTTATTAATTTTTTGCAAAAAAATGATATAAAATGCTACCTACTTATCAATAACGAGTTTACTTATTCTAATTTTATAGATAAATTCTCTGATGTAGATATAATTAATAATATTGATAAAGAAGTAATAAAAGAAAAAGCAATTGATTTTTATATTAGAGTAGGTGGGTCCATTTTTCCGCATAATACTGCTGCAGATGGAATTTTTCGTTATCATACACTGCTTCAATATAAAATGATGAAGCAAAACGGAGTAAAGATTTTTATTTTAGGGTGCAATGTAGGACCTTTTAAATCATCAATTGGTATTGGAGCCACAAAAGGGATAATTAAAACTTCTAATCTAATTACATGTAGGGATAAAAAAACTTATGATTTTATCTCAAAAATAAAAAAGAAAGATTTTTTTATCTTTCCAGATATAGTTTTTAGCAGGAAGGATTTAAGAAAAAAAAATAAAAAGGAAAATGATGTATTAGGTATTTCTACTTATACTGGTTATACAAAGGAACTTATTAAATATAATTATGATTATACTAAAATGATGTGCGGTATTGTTAATAAATATTTATTAGAAAAACGTAATGGTAAGGTAAAATTATTTGTATTTGATAGTGGTTATAATTCAGACTACCCTACTTCACATAGAATTTATGATAGTGTAAAAGATAAAAAAAGAATTGAGATTATTGATTTTAGTGGGAATATTTACGATTTTATGGATGAGTTTTATAAATGTTCAGTAATGATAGGTACGAGATTTCATTCTATTGTGCTGGCTCTATTATGTAATACGCCAATTCTTCCAGTTATTTATTCAAATAAAACGAGAAATTTGCTATCTGATTTGAATTACCAAGGTGAGATAATTAAAATTCAAAACTGTAGAGATGTGAATATTAATAGAGTTACTAATTCTATTATTAATGGTATTGGCTTATTAGATTCTATTGATAATAAAATACTGGAAGATTCAGAGGGGCATTTAAATATACTATATAGGTATATTATAAAAAATGTTGAAACAGTGGATAAGAAATGA
- a CDS encoding lipopolysaccharide biosynthesis protein, whose amino-acid sequence MNIKIIGEKLEIIKNIFIYEIIYIFSDMLIKAIAFISMPFFLNKMNPDEFGLFNLYTTYIGILAVFIGLNVSNAIVRYKVEKIDKKKYLATPIWIIILNATVLSGVFYIFSNFFHFIEIKKEVIIVILISTVFSCFIHVGLEIIRSEKNAILYGFVSVLHSIFSIGLGLIFIYKMEDDLGFWRLVSIFISSILVGGALVLRIVNKYGIKGNIKTARYLLSYSMPLIPYTFSTIILSQVNILFLSKVSLSQVGVYSFASNIGMIVSIIAIALNRSLQPNLFEALRDNRNYKNHLKRNIGIFYFFYITFIISTDLLIFIFGNKSYLGAVNVVPILILAYGYFFLYSLFINFMYYYKKNFKISLFSILSAGIAILSNWILVNPFGYIGAALATLVAYFSLFAFSFIYVTKKLNITVFSIKTIILLQLLLIFPVIIKIFI is encoded by the coding sequence ATGAATATAAAAATAATTGGGGAAAAGTTAGAAATAATAAAAAATATATTTATATATGAAATTATTTATATTTTTTCGGATATGTTAATAAAAGCAATTGCTTTTATCTCTATGCCATTCTTTTTAAATAAAATGAATCCAGATGAATTTGGATTATTTAACTTATACACTACATATATTGGCATCTTGGCTGTATTTATTGGTTTGAATGTATCTAATGCTATCGTAAGATACAAGGTAGAAAAAATAGATAAGAAGAAATATTTAGCAACTCCTATCTGGATTATTATTTTAAATGCAACAGTTTTATCTGGTGTTTTTTATATTTTCAGTAATTTTTTTCATTTTATTGAAATAAAAAAAGAAGTTATAATTGTGATCTTAATTAGTACTGTGTTCAGTTGCTTTATTCATGTCGGTCTTGAAATAATTCGCTCTGAAAAAAATGCAATATTATATGGTTTTGTTAGTGTTTTGCATAGTATTTTCTCTATAGGTCTTGGTTTAATATTTATTTATAAAATGGAGGATGACTTAGGTTTTTGGAGATTAGTGTCAATTTTTATTTCTAGTATATTGGTTGGAGGAGCTCTGGTTTTACGCATTGTAAATAAATATGGAATCAAAGGTAATATAAAAACAGCTAGATATTTACTTTCATATTCAATGCCTTTAATACCATATACATTTTCTACAATAATTTTATCACAAGTTAATATATTGTTTTTGTCAAAAGTAAGTTTATCCCAAGTTGGCGTTTATAGTTTTGCTTCAAATATAGGAATGATTGTATCTATTATAGCAATTGCTCTTAATCGTTCATTACAACCTAATTTATTTGAGGCATTACGAGATAATAGGAATTATAAAAATCATCTAAAACGAAATATTGGAATATTCTATTTTTTCTATATTACTTTTATAATTAGTACAGATCTTTTAATTTTTATATTTGGAAATAAATCGTACTTAGGGGCCGTAAATGTTGTACCAATTTTAATATTGGCTTATGGATACTTTTTTCTATATTCATTATTTATTAATTTTATGTACTATTATAAAAAGAATTTCAAGATATCATTATTTTCAATTTTAAGTGCAGGAATTGCTATTTTATCAAATTGGATATTAGTTAATCCTTTTGGATATATTGGAGCAGCATTAGCAACTTTAGTAGCTTATTTTTCATTATTTGCTTTCAGTTTTATTTATGTAACAAAAAAGCTAAATATTACTGTATTTAGTATAAAAACAATAATCTTATTACAATTACTACTTATCTTTCCAGTAATAATCAAAATATTTATTTAA
- a CDS encoding sugar phosphate nucleotidyltransferase, producing the protein MNLILLSGGSGKRLWPLSNDSRSKQFLKVLENDGFLESMVQRVWRQLEKLHLNKSTIIATSKSQLDMIHSQLGNDIPLIIEPERRDTFPAIALAATYLYSVKGSSLNEVVGVLPVDPYVDISFFERIKDLEGALNTSDADLALMGVNPTFPSEKYGYIVPIQNNNNDYIQVSHFKEKPSETEARGLMKENALWNCGVFAFKLEYIISLLEAKGLPIQYEELAMQYQNLEKISFDYAVVEKAEKIVALPYSGSWKDLGTWNTLTEEMGTNQIGKGTISDDSTNTHLVNELDIPVTVLGIKDAVVAVSPDGILVTDKVASPRIKEVLKGFEQRPMYEERRWGWYRVLDHTKFEEGNEVLTKRIGVEAGKNLSYQKHYARSEVWTIIKGEGELALNDEIRVVKPGDVLIIPVEAKHGIKATTDLEFVEVQTGSQLIEEDIVRIFMTWDEVEEHCKSVVK; encoded by the coding sequence ATGAACTTAATATTATTATCTGGTGGGTCTGGTAAACGACTTTGGCCATTATCCAATGATTCTAGGTCAAAGCAATTCTTGAAGGTTCTGGAAAATGACGGTTTTTTGGAATCTATGGTTCAAAGAGTCTGGAGGCAGTTAGAAAAATTACATTTAAATAAATCAACTATAATAGCAACTAGTAAATCACAGTTGGATATGATCCATAGTCAATTAGGAAATGATATCCCATTAATCATTGAACCTGAACGTCGTGATACATTTCCTGCTATTGCTTTAGCAGCTACTTATCTTTATTCTGTAAAGGGAAGTAGTTTAAATGAAGTAGTTGGTGTTTTACCAGTTGACCCTTATGTAGATATTAGCTTTTTTGAAAGAATAAAAGATTTAGAGGGTGCATTAAATACTTCCGATGCTGACCTAGCATTAATGGGAGTAAACCCAACGTTCCCATCAGAAAAGTATGGTTATATAGTTCCGATACAAAATAATAATAATGATTATATTCAAGTAAGTCACTTTAAAGAAAAGCCATCAGAAACAGAAGCCAGAGGATTAATGAAAGAAAATGCTTTATGGAATTGTGGAGTGTTTGCTTTTAAACTTGAGTATATAATTTCTTTATTAGAGGCTAAAGGTTTACCAATTCAATATGAGGAGTTGGCGATGCAGTATCAAAATCTTGAAAAAATCAGCTTTGATTATGCAGTAGTTGAGAAGGCAGAAAAAATTGTTGCTCTTCCATATAGTGGGAGTTGGAAAGACCTTGGTACATGGAATACGTTAACAGAAGAAATGGGTACAAATCAAATTGGTAAAGGTACTATTAGTGACGACTCCACAAATACTCATTTAGTCAATGAATTAGATATTCCAGTCACAGTGTTAGGAATTAAGGATGCTGTCGTTGCAGTAAGCCCAGATGGAATATTGGTAACTGATAAGGTAGCAAGTCCAAGAATTAAAGAAGTTTTAAAAGGCTTTGAACAACGTCCGATGTATGAAGAAAGACGTTGGGGTTGGTATAGAGTTCTTGACCATACGAAGTTTGAAGAAGGAAATGAAGTCCTGACAAAGAGAATTGGTGTTGAAGCAGGGAAGAATTTAAGTTATCAGAAACATTATGCAAGAAGTGAAGTTTGGACAATCATTAAAGGTGAAGGTGAACTTGCTTTAAACGATGAAATCCGTGTGGTAAAGCCAGGTGATGTTTTAATCATTCCAGTTGAAGCAAAACATGGTATTAAAGCAACAACTGATTTAGAATTTGTTGAAGTACAAACTGGATCTCAATTAATTGAAGAAGATATTGTACGTATATTTATGACGTGGGATGAAGTAGAAGAACATTGTAAATCTGTCGTAAAATAA